From Slackia heliotrinireducens DSM 20476:
CAAGGTCCTTCTGGAGGAGTTCGGCATCGTCCGCGGCTACATGAACACTATCCATGCGTACACCAACGACCAGCGCATTCTGGACGGCACCCATAAGGACCTGCGTCGCGCCCGCACCGCCGGCATGTCCATGATCCCCACCACCACCGGCGCCGCCCGTGCCGTGTCCTTGGTCCTTCCCGAACTGAAGGGCAAGCTCGACGGCTTCGCAACCCGCGTTCCCACGCCTGACGGATCCATGGTCGACCTCACGGTCCAGCTGGCTCGCCCGGTCACCAAGGAAGAGATCAACGCCGCCATGAAGAAGGCCGCGGAAGGTCCTCTGAAGGGCATCCTGGAGTACTGCGACGAGCCCATCGTCTCCATCGACATCGTGGGCAACCCGGCATCCTCCATCTTCGACAGCATGCTGACCATGGTCCTGGGCGACAACAGCGACCTGGTCAAGTGCGTTTCCTGGTACGACAACGAGTGGGGTTACTCCAACCGCGTCGTCGACCTTGCCAGGATCATGCTCTAACGCTTTGCAACGCGTAAGGCCGCCTCATACCACAGGCGGCCTTTTTTATCGAATCGAAAGGAGAGCCTGCCTATGGCCATCAACAGCATCGAGGGCGTCGACGTAGCCGGCAAGCGCGTCATCGTCCGCGTTGACTTCAACACTCCCATCAAAGACGGTGTCGTCACCGACGACACCCGCATCCGCGCAGCCCTTCCCACCATCAAATACCTGGTGGACGGCGGTGCCCGCGTCATCCTTATGAGCCATCGCGGCCGTCCTTCGGGTACGGGCTTCGAGGCCGACTTCTCGCTGGCGCCCGCCGCGGCCCGTCTGGCCGAGCTGGTGGACGCGCCCGTCACCATGGCAGCCGACATCGCAGGCGAAGACGCTCAGGCGAAGATCGCGGCCATGAACGACGGCGAGATCGTCGTGTTGGAGAACCTGC
This genomic window contains:
- the gap gene encoding type I glyceraldehyde-3-phosphate dehydrogenase, translated to MTTRVGINGFGRIGRLVCRVMLNDPDFEVVAINYSHSFESAAHLLKYDSVQGRAFDKVEVTENGIKANGQEIKIVSSRNPEEIPWGELGVDLVIESTGKFRDREGCEKHLAAGAKKVLVTAPAKGEDITIVMGVNDELYDKEKHHIVSNASCTTNCLAPFAKVLLEEFGIVRGYMNTIHAYTNDQRILDGTHKDLRRARTAGMSMIPTTTGAARAVSLVLPELKGKLDGFATRVPTPDGSMVDLTVQLARPVTKEEINAAMKKAAEGPLKGILEYCDEPIVSIDIVGNPASSIFDSMLTMVLGDNSDLVKCVSWYDNEWGYSNRVVDLARIML